In the genome of Gemmatimonadaceae bacterium, the window GCGCAATCGTCACGCCGTCGACGGGCGCGGCCAACCCCGCCAATCGGGAGGCCAGCACGAGCTGGGCGCGATAGGGGGCCAGTTCCGTTTCATCGGCATCAGACTCGATGCCCAGATCGAGCTGGAAGTCGAGGCTGCCGAAGACCAGCTGCTGAACGCCCGGCACGGCGCCGATGGCCGTGGCGTTGGCGAGGCCTCGCGCGCTTTCGATCAACGGCCACAGGCCGACATCGGGGAGTGTGTCCAGATCGAATGGCTGCTCGCACTTGGGCAGCATGACACCATGCACGCCGATATCCCGTAGCGCCGACACATCGTCCTCGAACCACGGGGTCCCCCGCGCATTGACCCGTACGATGCGCAACGGACCATCGGTGACTACCGCATTCCGCAGCCACGCCACTACCGACTCGCGCGCCAACACCTTGTTGGACGCGGCCACGGCGTCTTCCAGGTCGAGCACAATGGCATCGGCACCGCTGGCGGCCGCCTTGTCGAAGCGCTCCGGTCGATCACCCGGTACGAACAGCAATGTGCGCACAATCATGACGCGCGCTCGCTCAACAGCGGCTCCACGCGCACCCAGTCGGCCATGGCCCAGATGCGCGCGATCGCCGAGGTCATCTCGACTTCGCTGGCCCCATCGGCGTACGCGGCAAGACCCCGCGCCTTGGTTTCGAGTTCGTGCCGGCTGAGCGTGTTCCCGGGATCGCCCTTCGGTTCGTCCACGCGACCATGCAACACGCGACCGTCCCTTGTGCGCACCGTGACCTTGCCGATCCAGCGCTGCGGATAGGCGCCATCAACCTCGGGGTCGAGCACCATGCGCACGGTGTCGCGCAACGCGACGACGCGCGCATCGCGATAGTGCGCATCAAACTCGGAGAGTCCGGCGCGATCGAACACGGCGATGAGGCCCAGCACGGTTCCCATCGAAAACTTGCCTTGATGAACAGTGCGAGGGTCGGTCACCTGTCCCAGCACATCAATGGCTCCCTGATGGACATGCGCCGTGACCTCGGCCACGTCTTCCGCGCGCAATCCGTGCGCACGCATCACCTGCTGCAGCGCATCGGCGGCGGGATGCGTGTGCCGGCACGATGCGTGGAACTTGAACGACGTTTCCGTGAGGGCCCATCGCTGTCCCAGCGCATCGGTCAACTTGCGCGCATCGGCGTCGGTGGACATGCCGGCCGCCATGCCCTGCGGTCCCTCGAGAATGTGCCGGGCACCGGTGAAGCCGTCGGCCGCGAGGTAGGCCGCCATCAGTCCGTTGGCGGCGGCCTTTGCCGTATGCAACTGCTTGCTGTCGGCCGCATCGCGCAAAAACTCCCACAGACCGGCGGCCTGCGTGCCGGCCGATCCGAATGCATGCAGCATCTGTTCGGCATTCAGGTTGAGCAACCGTCCAACGGCTGCGGCGGCCGCCACGGTGCCGGCGGTTCCAGTGGTGTGGAACACCTTGTAGTGCGACCGACCGAGGAATTCGCCGACGCGGATACCCACTTCGTAGCCAGCGACGGCAGCGGTCAGCAGGTCCCGGCCCGACGCGCCAATGGCCTGCGCCACCGCCAGCGCCGGTGGAAACACCACGGCAGCAGGGTGGAACACCGAGCCGTTGTGCACATCGTCCTGCTCAGCGATATGCGAGGCCGCGGCGTTGACCATCGACGCGAACAGCGGACTGCTCCGACCGCGCGAAATCAGCACCTCGGCGGCGCCCGCTGCGGGCACACTCACCGGGCCCATGGTTGCGGCAAACCGTGCCAGGCTCTGCACGGCGCGTGCGTTGCGACCGGCCAGCGTCGAGCCGAACCAGTCGAGGAACAGGTCTTCCGCGCGATGCACCACGTGCGCGGGGATCTGTTCGAATCGCAGATTCGCGGCGAACGTGGCCAGCACGACGCTGGGCGATTGAGAGTCAGTCATGAGCGCTCCACCGCGTTGTCAGGCATCAAAATGAACGCGGCAGTCCCAGAATATGCTCGGCCACATAACTGAGAATCAGGTTGGTGGAGATCGGCGCCACCTGGTACAGGCGCGTCTCGCGAAACTTGCGCTCCACGTCGTATTCGCACGCGAAACCGAAACCGCCGTGGAATTGCAGGCAGGCATTCGCCGCCTCCCAACTGGCCTTGGCCGCCAAATACTTGGCCATATTGGCCTGCGCGCCGCACGGAAGGTGCGCGTCGAACAGACGACAGGCTTCCCAGCGCATCAAGCTCGCCGCCTCGACTTCGATATGCGCCTCAGCGATGGGGAACTGCACACCCTGGTTCTGGCCGATCGGGCGGCCGAACACGACGCGCTCCTTGGCGTACTTGGTGACGCGATCGATGAACCAGTGGCCGTCGCCGATGCACTCGGCCGCGATCAGCGCCCGTTCGGCATTGAGTCCGTCGAGGATGTACTTGAACCCGTGGCCTTCCTGGCCGATCAGGTTCTCGACCGGAATCTCCAGGTTGTCGAAGAACAGCTCACAGGTTTCGTGATTCACCATGTTGCGAATCGGGCGCGCCGTCATGCCCTGGGCGAGCGCCGCCTTCACGTCAACGATGAAGATCGACAGGCCCTCGCTCTTCTTCGTGACATCGGCGAGTGGTGTCGTGCGGGCGAGCAGAATCATGAAATCGGAATGCTGCACCCGCGAGATCCAGACCTTCTGCCCGTTCACCACGTAGCGATCACCGCGCTTGACGGCCGACGTCGTGATTCGCGTGGTGTCGGTGCCGGTGGTAGGCTCGGTCACGGCCATCGACTGGAGGCGCCATTCACCCGAGGCGATGCGCGGCAGATAGTGCTGTTTTTGGGTCTTGCTGCCGTGCCGCAGGAGCGTGCCCATGTTGTACATCTGACCATGACACGCGCCCGAGTTGCCGCCGCAGCGGTTGATCTCCTCCAGAATCACCGATGCTTCGGCGAGCCCCAGGCCGGAGCCGCCGTATTCCTGCGGGATGAGCGCGGCCAGCCATCCGGCCTTCGTCAGTGCTTCGACGAAAGCCTGCGGGTACGCGCGCTCGTCGTCAACCTGTCGGTGGTATGCGTCGGGGAATTCGGCGCACAACGCCCGTACGGCCTCGCGGATGTCCTGATAGTCAGCGGTGTGCGTCATCGATCCCGGTGCTTAAGCGATGGTGGCCGACGCGTTCACGGCCACATGGCCGTGCGCATCGAGCGCCCAGAGGGTGAAATGCGTCGCACTGTCGGCACGACCATGCACGCTGAATGGCGCGGTGTCGAACAACGGACGCCGGGCCTTGAACGTGAACTCCCGCACGTCACACGCGGCGTGCTCGCGTCGCAGCAGATCCAGCAGCAACGTGGCCACCAGCGGTCCATGAACGACCAGGCCGGGATAGCCCTCGACCTCCATGGCGTGGCGGCGGTCGTAGTGGATGCGGTGACTGTTGAAGGTGAGGGCCGAATAGCGGAACAGCAGCACCGCGTCGGGAGTGATGACGCGGCTGAACATGGCTTCCGGCACGTCGGCCGCACTTGAGGGCGCGCTGCCGACTGCGCTTCCGGGTGTCGGCAGGTCGCGGTACACAAGGTCCTGCATTTCGCGAATCGCCAGCCCGCGCGGCGTATGAATCTCGTGCTGCACGGCAACAAAAAGGAGTCGGCCGGTAGAGCCTGATTTCTCGTTGATATCGGCAATGCGCGAGACACGTCGCACGGACTCACCAACGCGCGGCGCATGGTCGAACGTCAATCGGCTGCCCGCCCACATGCGTCGCGGCAGGTCGGCCGGCGGCAGGAAGCCGCCCAGCGGGGGATGACCGTCCGGCGCGAGCTCGCGCGTCAATTCCCGCGGCAGGAAGAACAGCCGATGCCAGAATGGAGGCAGCGGGTCACCCACACGCGGCACGGGATCCTGTCGGTCGAGCGTGGCAGACAGCGCGACCAGCGGCGCGATAGTGATCTCATCAGCCTGCTGCTCTTCGCGGCCGATCCATTCGCGCAGGTCGGCGCCGCCTGGTGC includes:
- a CDS encoding CoA ester lyase: MIVRTLLFVPGDRPERFDKAAASGADAIVLDLEDAVAASNKVLARESVVAWLRNAVVTDGPLRIVRVNARGTPWFEDDVSALRDIGVHGVMLPKCEQPFDLDTLPDVGLWPLIESARGLANATAIGAVPGVQQLVFGSLDFQLDLGIESDADETELAPYRAQLVLASRLAGLAAPVDGVTIALNDDAALANATRRAMREGFGAKLCIHPRQVPVVHAAMHPGAVAIAHARRVLEAAAAADGAAVAVDGMMVDRPVIRRAQSVLARAERAVGPDGTGA
- a CDS encoding MmgE/PrpD family protein yields the protein MTDSQSPSVVLATFAANLRFEQIPAHVVHRAEDLFLDWFGSTLAGRNARAVQSLARFAATMGPVSVPAAGAAEVLISRGRSSPLFASMVNAAASHIAEQDDVHNGSVFHPAAVVFPPALAVAQAIGASGRDLLTAAVAGYEVGIRVGEFLGRSHYKVFHTTGTAGTVAAAAAVGRLLNLNAEQMLHAFGSAGTQAAGLWEFLRDAADSKQLHTAKAAANGLMAAYLAADGFTGARHILEGPQGMAAGMSTDADARKLTDALGQRWALTETSFKFHASCRHTHPAADALQQVMRAHGLRAEDVAEVTAHVHQGAIDVLGQVTDPRTVHQGKFSMGTVLGLIAVFDRAGLSEFDAHYRDARVVALRDTVRMVLDPEVDGAYPQRWIGKVTVRTRDGRVLHGRVDEPKGDPGNTLSRHELETKARGLAAYADGASEVEMTSAIARIWAMADWVRVEPLLSERAS
- a CDS encoding acyl-CoA/acyl-ACP dehydrogenase; the protein is MTHTADYQDIREAVRALCAEFPDAYHRQVDDERAYPQAFVEALTKAGWLAALIPQEYGGSGLGLAEASVILEEINRCGGNSGACHGQMYNMGTLLRHGSKTQKQHYLPRIASGEWRLQSMAVTEPTTGTDTTRITTSAVKRGDRYVVNGQKVWISRVQHSDFMILLARTTPLADVTKKSEGLSIFIVDVKAALAQGMTARPIRNMVNHETCELFFDNLEIPVENLIGQEGHGFKYILDGLNAERALIAAECIGDGHWFIDRVTKYAKERVVFGRPIGQNQGVQFPIAEAHIEVEAASLMRWEACRLFDAHLPCGAQANMAKYLAAKASWEAANACLQFHGGFGFACEYDVERKFRETRLYQVAPISTNLILSYVAEHILGLPRSF
- a CDS encoding MaoC family dehydratase N-terminal domain-containing protein, giving the protein MTQAPGGADLREWIGREEQQADEITIAPLVALSATLDRQDPVPRVGDPLPPFWHRLFFLPRELTRELAPDGHPPLGGFLPPADLPRRMWAGSRLTFDHAPRVGESVRRVSRIADINEKSGSTGRLLFVAVQHEIHTPRGLAIREMQDLVYRDLPTPGSAVGSAPSSAADVPEAMFSRVITPDAVLLFRYSALTFNSHRIHYDRRHAMEVEGYPGLVVHGPLVATLLLDLLRREHAACDVREFTFKARRPLFDTAPFSVHGRADSATHFTLWALDAHGHVAVNASATIA